The Podospora bellae-mahoneyi strain CBS 112042 chromosome 7, whole genome shotgun sequence genome includes a window with the following:
- a CDS encoding hypothetical protein (MEROPS:MER0002010; COG:O; EggNog:ENOG503NWF4), translating into MRVAASTVLLGVASAASFQQQTQHVLSSGYERAQAGMKPLAEQFVDAAGKPIANIEEAFHGMTAEVKALWDEIKLLVPESAFNHTNWFTKPKPARRRHDWDHVVKGADVQKLWVQGESGEDHRQVDGKLADFNLRVKAVDPSKLGVDKVKQYSGYLDDEANDKHLFYWFFESRNDPKNDPVVLWLNGGPGCSSLTGLFLELGPSSIDKKLKVVNNEFSWNNNASVIFLDQPVNVGYSYSGNSVSNTIAAGKDVYALLSLFFHQFPEYAKQDFHIAGESYAGHYIPVFASEILSHKNRNINLKSILIGNGLTDGLTQYEHYRPMACGKGGYPAVLDESECRSMDNALPRCQSLIQNCYDSGSVWSCVPASIYCNNALIGPYQRTGQNVYDIRGKCEDSSNLCYSALGWISDYLNQQDVMDALGVEVSGYESCNFDINRNFLFQGDWMQPFHRLVPNILKEIPVLIYAGDADYICNWLGNQAWTEALEWPGKKNFNKASIKDLKLAGAEKEYGKVKASGNFTFMQVYQAGHMVPMDQPENSLDFLNRWLGGEWFAK; encoded by the exons ATGAGGGTCGCTGCTTCGACAGTGCTCCTCGGAGTCGCCTCGGCGGCTTCGTTCCAGCAGCAAACACAGCATGTTCTCTCGAGCGGCTACGAACGGGCCCAGGCTGGCATGAAGCCGCTCGCCGAACAGTTCGTTGACGCTGCTGGCAAGCCCATCGCCAACATTGAGGAGGCCTTCCATGGCATGACCGCCGAGGTCAAGGCCCTCTGGGACGAGATCAAGCTCCTCGTGCCAGaaagtgccttcaaccacaccaactggttcaccaagcccaagcccgccCGTCGCCGTCATGACTGGGACCACGTCGTCAAGGGCGCCGATGTCCAGAAACTCTGGGTTCAGGGCGAGAGCGGTGAAGACCACCGCCAGGTGGATGGCAAGCTTGCCGATTTCAACCTCCGTGTCAAGGCTGTTGACCCATCCAAGCTTGGCGTCGACAAGGTAAAGCAGTACAGCGGTTACTTGGATGACGAGGCCAATGACAAGCACTTGTTTTACT GGTTCTTCGAGTCCCGCAACGATCCCAAGAACGACCCCGTGGTCCTCTGGCTCAACGGCGGTCCAGGCTGCTCTTCCCTCACTGGCTTGTTCCTCGAGCTCGGTCCGTCATCGATcgacaagaagctcaaggttGTGAACAACGAGTTCAGCTGGAACAACAATGCCAGCGTCATCTTCCTTGACCAGCCCGTCAACGTCGGCTACTCGTACTCTGGCAACTCCGTGAGCAACACCATTGCTGCTGGCAAGGATGTCTACGCTCTCCtgtccctcttcttccaccagTTCCCTGAGTACGCCAAGCAAGACTTCCACATTGCTGGCGAGTCCTATGCTGGTCACTACATTCCCGTCTTTGCCTCTGAGATCCTGTCCCACAAGAAccgcaacatcaacctcaagTCGATCCTTATCGGGAATGGTTTGACCGACGGTCTTACTCAGTACGAGCACTACCGCCCTATGGCTTGCGGCAAGGGTGGTTACCCCGCCGTTCTTGACGAGTCTGAGTGCCGCAGCATGGACAATGCTCTTCCCCGCTGCCAGTCCCTCATCCAGAACTGCTACGACTCTGGTAGTGTCTGGAGTTGCGTTCCTGCTTCTATTTACTGCAACAATGCGCTCATTGGCCCCTACCAGCGGACCGGCCAGAACGTTTATGACATCCGTGGCAAGTGTGAGGATAGCAGCAACCTCTGCTATAGCGCTCTTGGCTGGATCAGCGACTATCTCAATCAGCAAGATGTCATGGATGCTCTTGGAGTTGAGGTCTCTGGCTACGAAAGCTGCAACTTTGACATCAACCGCAACTTCTTGTTCCAAGGCGACTGGATGCAGCCATTCCATCGCCTCGTCCCCAACATCCTCAAGGAGATCCCCGTTCTCATCTATGCCGGTGATGCCGACTACATCTGCAACTGGCTCGGTAACCAGGCCTGGACTGAGGCTCTTGAGTGGCCCGGCAAGAAGAACTTCAATAAGGCCTCTATCAAGGACTTGAAGCTTGCTGGCGCCGAGAAGGAGTacggcaaggtcaaggccTCTGGCAACTTCACCTTCATGCAGGTGTACCAGGCCGGGCACATGGTTCCCATGGACCAGCCCGAGAACTCTCTTGACTTCCTGAACCGGTGGTTGGGCGGTGAGTGGTTCGCGAAATAA